The following proteins are co-located in the Pyxicephalus adspersus chromosome Z, UCB_Pads_2.0, whole genome shotgun sequence genome:
- the TIMP1 gene encoding metalloproteinase inhibitor 1, producing MFALVVLLVLSCLSQEVWSCSCSGPRHPQSVYCDSAIVIRTKFVGQKVSEKNRTRMQYQIKTTKVFKAPEGFEDVQYLYTATAESLCGYQHTSTNKSEEFVLAGHIIDGEVFINTCSYIAPWASLTYCQKRGFMQMYAKNCECTIKQCTSVPCEIDDDRQCLWTDHLSRQKSLYSGHQAANWACVSDSNGLCIWDSLKSRLYSPQSKV from the exons ATGTTTGCCTTGGTGGTATTGTTGGTTTTGAGTTGCCTCAGCCAGGAAGTCTGGTCCTGTTCATGTTCTGGCCCCAGGCACCCCCAGTCTGTGTACTGTGACTCTGCTATTG TGATCCGCACAAAGTTTGTTGGGCAGAAAGTGAGTGAAAAGAATAGAACTAGAATGCAATATCAAATTAAAACTACAAAG GTTTTCAAGGCCCCAGAAGGATTTGAGGACGTCCAGTACCTGTACACTGCAACTGCCGAGAGTTTGTGCGGATACCAGCACACTTCAACTAACAAGAGTGAAGAATTTGTCCTTGCTG GACATATTATCGATGGTGAAGTATTTATTAATACCTGCAGCTACATTGCACCATGGGCTTCCCTGACTTATTGCCAGAAGAGGGGTTTCATGCAGATGTATGCTAAGAACTGCGAGTGCACG ATCAAACAGTGCACCTCTGTGCCATGTGAAATAGATGACGACCGCCAGTGTCTCTGGACCGACCACCTTTCCAGGCAAAAGAGCCTCTACTCTGGCCATCAGGCTGCCAACTGGGCCTGTGTCAGTGATAGCAATGGCCTGTGCATTTGGGACTCGCTGAAGTCTCGACTTTACTCCCCACAAAGTAAGGTCTGA